The Pelmatolapia mariae isolate MD_Pm_ZW linkage group LG10_11, Pm_UMD_F_2, whole genome shotgun sequence genome includes a region encoding these proteins:
- the LOC134636747 gene encoding olfactory receptor 4E1-like, translated as MDNQSLNANILILEGLKVAPKSSIAAFIFLLLVYIFIMVANIGLVVLIFMERSLHQPMYLLFCNMSVNEVFGATIVVPHILRDLFVSDSERYIHYIVCVVQAFCVNLYGGVCHTILMTMTFDRYMAICNPLRYTIIMTNWMVVKLSVAAWAVVFVMVSILLSLTIRLSRCRRFIDNAHCDNASLFKLSCEDVVINQVFGLSYSVLLLGSSIGSVTLTYIKIATVCLRSKNKTINSKALQTCATHLTLYIILMFSAFIIIILHRFPHLSDHRKMVSTVGEVALPALNAVIYGLQIKEIRQKIVALFQRKGHLQ; from the coding sequence ATGGACAACCAGAGCTTAAATGCAAATATCCTGATCCTGGAGGGCTTAAAGGTCGCCCCGAAGTCCTCTATTGCTGCCTTtatcttcctcctcctcgtgTACATTTTCATCATGGTGGCTAACATTGGCTTGGTGGTGTTGATCTTTATGGAAAGGAGCCTGCACCAGCCAATGTACTTGCTGTTCTGCAACATGAGTGTAAATGAAGTGTTTGGGGCCACCATAGTGGTTCCTCATATACTCAGAGATCTTTTTGTGTCTGACTCGGAGCGATACATTCATTACATCGTCTGTGTCGTTCAGGCCTTCTGTGTTAATCTCTATGGAGGCGTGTGTCACACTATACTCATGACCATGACCTTCGATCGATACATGGCCATCTGCAACCCGCTGCGCTACACCATCATAATGACCAACTGGATGGTGGTAAAGCTGTCGGTGGCAGCGTGGGCGGTGGTGTTTGTCATGGTGTCGATCCTCCTCAGTCTCACGATCCGCCTGTCACGCTGCAGGAGATTCATAGACAACGCGCACTGCGACAACGCCTCCCTGTTCAAACTCTCCTGTGAGGATGTCGTCATCAACCAAGTGTTTGGCCTGAGCTACAGCGTGCTCCTGCTGGGCTCCTCCATTGGCAGCGTGACTCTCACCTACATTAAAATTGCCACTGTGTGTTTGCGGAGCAAAAACAAGACAATAAATAGCAAGGCTCTGCAGACCTGTGCCACCCACCTCACTCTGTACATCATCTTAATGTTCTCagccttcatcatcatcatcctgcaCCGTTTCCCTCATCTTTCTGACCACAGGAAGATGGTGAGCACTGTGGGTGAAGTAGCCCTGCCGGCGCTCAATGCTGTCATCTATGGGCTGCAGATTAAAGAGATTAGACAGAAGATTGTGGCCTTGTTCCAGAGGAAAGGGCATTTACAATGA